Proteins from a genomic interval of Pirellulales bacterium:
- a CDS encoding haloalkane dehalogenase, whose amino-acid sequence MKILRTPDERFENLPGYSFAPHYVEVNGLRMHYVDEGKGDPILCLHGEPSWCYLYRKMVPILSREHRVVAPDLVGFGRSDKPAERSDYTYAMHHDAVAGFIEALDLKRITLVCQDWGGLIGLPIATEMPDRFRALVIMNTGLPTGEPPQTEAAKKSAAAFAAWRGFAERMTDLPVGFVIKGATKSNPSEEIIAAYEAPFPDVSYKAGAAKFPLLVPVAPTDEASPVMIKTREALKQWKKPALVMFSDSDPITAGGDEFFRRIIPTAKDEPAITIRDAAHFLQEDKGEELAENIRQFLARHP is encoded by the coding sequence ATGAAAATCTTACGCACGCCCGACGAACGGTTTGAAAACCTACCCGGCTATTCCTTCGCGCCCCATTACGTGGAGGTGAACGGGCTGCGGATGCACTACGTCGACGAAGGGAAGGGAGACCCGATTCTCTGTCTGCACGGCGAGCCATCGTGGTGCTACCTGTACCGCAAGATGGTGCCCATCCTATCGCGCGAACATCGCGTGGTCGCACCCGACCTGGTGGGCTTCGGTCGTTCGGACAAGCCGGCGGAGCGGTCGGACTATACGTATGCGATGCACCATGACGCGGTTGCCGGATTCATCGAAGCACTCGATCTGAAACGCATCACGCTGGTCTGCCAGGATTGGGGAGGCTTGATCGGCCTGCCGATCGCCACCGAGATGCCCGACCGTTTCCGGGCACTCGTGATCATGAACACAGGCTTGCCGACCGGCGAGCCGCCGCAGACCGAGGCGGCGAAAAAGAGCGCCGCCGCCTTCGCCGCGTGGCGAGGCTTCGCCGAGCGCATGACCGATCTGCCCGTCGGATTTGTGATCAAGGGAGCGACCAAGTCGAACCCCTCGGAAGAGATCATCGCGGCGTACGAAGCGCCGTTTCCGGACGTCAGCTACAAGGCGGGGGCCGCGAAGTTTCCGCTCTTGGTGCCTGTCGCGCCCACGGACGAAGCGTCGCCGGTGATGATCAAAACGCGCGAGGCCCTCAAGCAATGGAAAAAGCCGGCTCTGGTGATGTTCTCCGACAGTGATCCGATTACCGCCGGCGGAGACGAGTTCTTTCGCCGGATCATTCCCACAGCCAAGGACGAGCCGGCGATCACGATCCGCGACGCCGCCCACTTCCTGCAAGAGGACAAAGGGGAAGAGCTCGCCGAGAACATCCGGCAATTCCTCGCGCGGCATCCGTAA
- a CDS encoding ThuA domain-containing protein, with the protein MMTSPHSARVTFSRRSLLACLPFVVAAVACFAGQARAADKKIVLVAGTPSHGAGDHEFNAGVLLLKKCLDNVPGIKCDAHLNGWPKDPHAFDGADAIMLYMDGGSGHPLIRDENLAQMRALMAKGVGLVCVHYAVEVPKDRGGPELKDWIGGYYETGYSINPHWVAEIKSLPDHPITRGVKTPFSIRDEWYFNMRFRPDMEGVIPIVSATPPDGVRGTPAAKEHPGREEILAWAVERPDGGRGIGFTGGHFHINWGDDYFRKLILNALVWAAHGDVPADGVPSHVERDELRQNLDPKGKKK; encoded by the coding sequence ATGATGACTTCGCCGCACTCTGCCCGCGTAACCTTCAGCCGACGTTCCTTGTTGGCCTGCCTGCCGTTTGTCGTTGCCGCTGTCGCGTGCTTCGCGGGGCAGGCCCGCGCTGCTGACAAAAAAATCGTGCTCGTGGCGGGCACGCCCAGCCACGGCGCGGGCGACCACGAATTCAATGCCGGCGTCCTGCTCTTGAAGAAGTGCTTGGACAATGTGCCCGGCATCAAGTGCGACGCCCATCTCAATGGCTGGCCGAAGGATCCCCACGCCTTCGACGGCGCCGATGCCATCATGTTATACATGGACGGCGGATCAGGGCATCCGCTGATTCGCGACGAAAACCTGGCGCAGATGCGCGCGCTCATGGCCAAGGGAGTCGGCCTGGTGTGCGTTCATTATGCGGTTGAAGTGCCGAAAGATCGTGGCGGGCCGGAGCTGAAGGATTGGATCGGCGGCTACTACGAGACCGGCTACTCGATCAACCCGCACTGGGTCGCGGAGATCAAGAGCTTGCCGGATCATCCGATCACGCGCGGCGTGAAGACGCCATTTTCGATTCGCGACGAATGGTACTTCAACATGCGGTTCCGCCCCGACATGGAAGGAGTGATTCCGATCGTGTCGGCCACGCCACCGGACGGTGTGCGCGGCACACCCGCGGCGAAGGAACATCCAGGACGCGAAGAGATTTTGGCCTGGGCCGTCGAACGACCCGATGGTGGGCGTGGCATCGGCTTCACCGGCGGACACTTTCACATCAACTGGGGCGATGACTATTTCCGCAAGTTGATTCTTAATGCTTTGGTATGGGCCGCCCACGGCGACGTCCCGGCCGACGGCGTGCCGTCGCACGTCGAGCGCGACGAGCTGCGGCAGAACCTCGACCCGAAGGGGAAGAAGAAATAG